Proteins from one Bartonella sp. HY328 genomic window:
- a CDS encoding DUF853 domain-containing protein produces MVEQGKIFLGAYDGADQNQKNGEYLWLKYANRHGLVTGATGTGKTVTLQVLAESFSAQGVPVFCADVKGDLSGIAKAGIKSEKILQRANDVGLDDLVMQASPVVFWDIFGELGHPIRATISEMGALLLSRLLNLTAAQEGALNIAFKIADDEGLVLKDLSDLRTMLNYLSQESKDVSARYGNVSKASLGAIQRELLVLETQGGEMFFGEPALRLVDIMRSQIDGRGFVNVLAAEKLMNNPRLYSTFLLWLMSELFKKLPEIGDPEKPRLVFFFDEAHLLFDNAPKALVDRIEQVVRLIRSKGVGIYFISQSPADIPESVLAQLGNRIQHALRAYTPNEMKAVKIAAQSFRPNPRFDTFNVISNLATGEALVSTLEEKGVPSMVERVVMRPPVSQIGPISLQERQNLIAQSPVYGQYDQEIHDETTRRRLDQMMQASEQQPQQQSRQTQREPRASNRQSVGEAAIKSATRSAANALGRTIVRVATQYLKRFLK; encoded by the coding sequence ATGGTAGAGCAGGGCAAAATTTTTCTTGGTGCCTATGATGGCGCTGATCAAAACCAAAAAAATGGTGAATATCTTTGGCTAAAATATGCCAATCGCCATGGTCTTGTGACGGGTGCAACAGGAACCGGTAAAACCGTTACGTTGCAAGTATTGGCTGAATCATTTTCGGCGCAAGGCGTACCGGTTTTTTGTGCCGATGTGAAAGGTGATCTATCGGGTATTGCAAAAGCTGGCATAAAATCTGAAAAAATTCTGCAGCGCGCTAACGATGTCGGTCTTGACGACTTAGTTATGCAAGCAAGCCCTGTTGTGTTTTGGGACATATTTGGTGAGTTGGGCCACCCTATCCGCGCCACAATTAGTGAAATGGGTGCGCTATTATTATCGCGCTTGCTCAATCTCACTGCTGCACAAGAAGGCGCACTTAATATTGCTTTTAAAATTGCTGATGATGAGGGGCTTGTTTTAAAAGATTTGAGTGATTTGCGGACAATGCTAAATTATCTGTCGCAGGAAAGTAAAGACGTTTCTGCGCGTTATGGCAATGTTTCCAAGGCGTCCCTAGGTGCAATTCAACGCGAATTACTAGTTCTTGAAACCCAAGGCGGCGAGATGTTTTTTGGCGAACCTGCTTTGCGTCTTGTGGATATCATGCGTAGTCAAATTGATGGACGTGGCTTTGTCAATGTATTGGCAGCTGAAAAGCTGATGAATAATCCGCGTCTTTATTCAACATTTCTGCTTTGGTTGATGTCGGAATTATTTAAAAAATTGCCAGAAATCGGCGATCCGGAAAAGCCACGCCTTGTATTTTTCTTTGATGAGGCGCATTTGCTGTTTGATAATGCACCTAAAGCGCTGGTTGATCGCATTGAGCAAGTTGTGCGGCTTATTCGTTCCAAGGGCGTTGGCATTTATTTCATCTCACAAAGTCCGGCAGATATTCCTGAAAGTGTTTTGGCTCAACTTGGCAATCGCATCCAACATGCGCTGCGCGCTTATACGCCTAATGAAATGAAAGCGGTAAAAATAGCGGCGCAATCTTTTAGACCCAATCCGCGCTTTGACACGTTTAACGTCATTTCCAATCTTGCAACCGGTGAGGCGCTTGTTTCGACCTTGGAAGAAAAAGGTGTTCCTTCTATGGTGGAGCGTGTTGTAATGCGTCCTCCTGTTTCGCAAATTGGGCCAATAAGCCTCCAAGAACGGCAAAATTTAATCGCTCAAAGTCCAGTCTATGGGCAATATGATCAGGAAATACATGATGAAACAACAAGGCGCAGATTGGATCAAATGATGCAAGCTAGCGAACAGCAACCGCAACAACAATCGCGCCAAACACAGCGGGAACCGCGCGCAAGCAATCGTCAAAGTGTCGGCGAGGCTGCTATTAAGTCGGCAACGCGATCTGCAGCTAATGCACTTGGCCGCACGATTGTGCGTGTTGCAACACAATATTTGAAGCGTTTTTTAAAATGA
- a CDS encoding leucine-rich repeat domain-containing protein, with product MLNFIKEKLFILVALFLMPSFALSEVIVQEVDEPTIVQIGKQRLRVDQDAFCLTPPANGYTQQDWQNLGKLKHVSCFCIHGEGLNSLAGFPVLPDLYQIDFDRATFTDISPLKNAPKLKNLYLDNVNSTEITGFEQLTNLQFLSINNAQLKDYSFLSKLTKLKYLTLSNSNFSDLSLLENLDSLVKLNISNSKVTDFSAFERLPNLETLKLNGLIFDRDSLKFLASLKKLNTLDLSNSNISDLSFLEDLKNINELLLDNSDVKNIEPLKNLKTLKTLSLAGLILDDNSSAIIANITELKDLNLANSNITDLKFLTSIENLSKLNLTDSKAADYSPLSKLNSLNSLILTGASISDLELIRGLENLQEIYLNETKIQNIEPLKNNSSLRTIDLRGTDISDLSPFAQKKYIYQLLLSNTKIKDLSMLSSVRELDIRGLNEEIFLKLPNEVSKLLLGEGPSDNRVDAKDLFNKWKLAKGTYLFNETQIENLVRKLRGEKQVEFLGEEIWPDIYGLTICYKPATLDKETQKLCEDQTHKDLAISVEYALNRDDIAKLAQFKNLQKLQLINFQNVNASDLPSFPQLVFLNLTNAKFVQNSVFDKQPKLKLLMLDNSNFDNLNMIKNFEGLEVLSLQNTPLKDIAALEDHRDLIGLDLASTPIENFDILSSLSNLESLNLNNTKFQKLSILDKVETLHRLDLQNIAILNFSGFSNKIIFLMVGESTNKPASLRFFGAFESLEKPISDDYWQDKGMYSGRF from the coding sequence ATGTTAAATTTTATCAAAGAAAAGTTATTCATTTTAGTTGCTCTGTTCTTAATGCCAAGCTTTGCCTTAAGCGAAGTGATCGTGCAAGAGGTTGATGAGCCAACGATAGTGCAAATTGGCAAGCAGCGCCTACGTGTCGATCAAGATGCATTTTGTTTAACCCCACCAGCCAACGGCTATACGCAGCAAGATTGGCAAAACCTTGGTAAATTAAAACATGTTTCGTGTTTTTGTATTCATGGCGAGGGATTAAATTCACTCGCCGGCTTTCCAGTTTTGCCGGACCTTTATCAAATAGATTTTGATAGAGCTACTTTTACAGATATTTCGCCTTTAAAAAACGCGCCGAAACTAAAAAATCTATATTTAGATAATGTAAATAGCACAGAAATTACTGGTTTTGAACAATTAACTAATTTACAATTCCTTTCCATTAACAACGCTCAATTAAAAGATTATAGCTTTTTATCTAAATTGACTAAACTTAAATATTTAACTTTATCCAATAGTAATTTTTCAGATCTTTCTCTATTAGAAAATCTTGATAGCCTTGTTAAGCTTAATATTTCTAATAGCAAGGTGACTGATTTTAGCGCATTTGAACGCTTACCCAACCTTGAAACTCTAAAATTAAACGGTTTAATATTTGATAGAGATAGTTTAAAATTTCTGGCATCGTTAAAAAAGCTTAACACCTTAGACCTATCGAATAGTAATATTTCAGATTTATCGTTTTTAGAAGATTTGAAAAATATTAATGAGCTTTTGCTCGATAATTCAGATGTTAAAAATATAGAGCCATTAAAAAACTTAAAAACGCTTAAAACTTTATCGCTTGCCGGTCTTATCCTTGATGATAATAGCTCAGCAATCATTGCTAATATTACCGAGCTTAAAGATTTAAATCTTGCCAATAGCAATATTACTGACCTAAAATTTTTAACGTCCATAGAAAATTTGTCAAAACTTAATTTAACCGATAGTAAAGCTGCCGATTACAGCCCACTTTCTAAGCTAAATTCGCTAAATTCGCTTATTTTAACTGGTGCATCAATTTCTGACCTTGAACTAATTCGCGGACTGGAAAATTTGCAAGAGATTTATCTTAATGAAACGAAAATACAGAATATTGAGCCTCTTAAAAATAATTCCTCGTTGCGAACAATTGATTTACGCGGCACGGATATTTCTGATCTTTCACCTTTTGCTCAAAAAAAATACATTTACCAACTTCTTTTATCCAACACAAAAATAAAAGATCTTTCTATGCTATCTAGCGTTCGTGAGTTAGATATACGTGGGCTTAATGAAGAAATATTTCTAAAACTTCCAAATGAAGTATCCAAATTATTACTTGGTGAAGGACCGAGCGATAATCGAGTGGATGCCAAGGATCTTTTTAATAAATGGAAACTTGCAAAAGGTACTTATTTGTTTAATGAAACCCAAATTGAAAATCTTGTTCGGAAATTGCGTGGTGAAAAACAAGTTGAATTTTTAGGTGAAGAGATCTGGCCCGATATATATGGTCTTACCATTTGCTATAAGCCAGCAACTTTGGATAAAGAAACACAAAAATTATGCGAAGATCAAACCCATAAAGATCTTGCTATTTCTGTTGAATATGCCCTTAATCGAGATGACATTGCAAAATTAGCGCAATTTAAAAATTTACAAAAACTACAATTGATAAATTTTCAAAATGTAAATGCTTCCGATCTTCCATCATTCCCGCAATTGGTTTTTCTTAACCTTACAAATGCAAAATTTGTCCAAAATAGTGTTTTTGATAAGCAGCCAAAGCTTAAACTTTTAATGCTGGATAATAGTAATTTTGATAATTTAAATATGATTAAAAACTTTGAAGGGCTTGAAGTTCTTTCTTTGCAAAACACTCCATTAAAAGACATTGCAGCGCTTGAGGATCATAGAGATCTCATTGGGCTTGATCTTGCATCAACACCAATAGAAAATTTTGATATTTTAAGTAGCTTAAGCAATTTGGAAAGTTTAAATTTAAATAATACAAAATTTCAAAAATTATCCATTCTTGATAAGGTTGAAACATTGCATAGGTTGGATCTTCAGAATATTGCTATCTTAAATTTTTCGGGTTTTAGCAATAAAATAATTTTTCTTATGGTTGGAGAAAGTACAAATAAACCTGCTTCATTACGTTTTTTTGGGGCCTTTGAAAGTTTAGAAAAACCGATTTCTGATGATTATTGGCAAGATAAAGGGATGTATAGTGGTCGTTTTTAA
- a CDS encoding ABC transporter substrate-binding protein — protein sequence MKKVLKSICAAIGISVALSGAAFSQTTLKVHYPMPGFFKDVMAKISQKYMEENPNVVISFVNPSDNYEQGIQTILRQANTAEQPDVTFVALNRLRMLSERNVGVDLTPYLNAEKDTLAKQGFSENILNLAKIGDKQVGLAFATSNPIMYYNADLFRAVGENPDNPPQNWDDVIRIGAKIKALGNGVSSINLRWQGDDWMYSALLFGAGGTMLSQDEKTVAFNGPEGTAAFHLIERLVKEGGMPEFTADAGLQAFAAGKVGFQFYSSAALRNTINSVGDKFELRTAKIPVLNPEKAKLPTGGNAIIILTTDPEKQKAAWEFAKFAAGPYGASVVVPGTGYVPNNELAATSPEYLGTFYEENPLFKPSLEQMPLMTPWYAFPGSNGVRITQAIVDNIARIVGGTADADTARDDAAAEVQKLLPRR from the coding sequence ATGAAAAAAGTCTTAAAATCCATATGTGCCGCGATCGGCATATCGGTTGCACTTAGCGGTGCTGCTTTTTCGCAAACGACGTTAAAAGTCCATTATCCTATGCCGGGCTTTTTTAAAGACGTGATGGCAAAAATCTCACAAAAATATATGGAAGAAAATCCAAATGTTGTGATTAGCTTTGTTAATCCGTCCGATAATTATGAGCAAGGCATCCAGACGATTTTGCGCCAAGCTAATACGGCTGAACAACCAGATGTAACCTTTGTTGCCCTTAACCGTTTAAGAATGCTAAGTGAGCGCAATGTTGGCGTTGACCTTACCCCCTATTTAAACGCCGAAAAAGATACGCTTGCCAAACAAGGCTTTAGCGAAAACATCCTTAATCTTGCAAAAATTGGCGACAAGCAAGTAGGTCTTGCTTTTGCAACGTCTAACCCAATTATGTATTATAATGCAGATCTTTTCCGCGCGGTTGGTGAGAACCCCGACAATCCACCGCAAAACTGGGATGACGTCATTCGTATTGGCGCAAAAATTAAAGCCCTTGGCAATGGTGTATCTAGCATCAACTTACGCTGGCAGGGTGATGATTGGATGTATTCCGCCCTGTTATTTGGTGCTGGCGGCACCATGCTATCACAAGACGAAAAGACGGTTGCCTTTAATGGTCCAGAAGGCACAGCAGCCTTTCACCTTATTGAGCGCTTGGTAAAAGAAGGCGGCATGCCAGAATTTACCGCAGACGCAGGATTGCAAGCTTTTGCCGCAGGTAAAGTTGGCTTTCAGTTTTACAGCAGCGCCGCATTACGCAACACAATCAATAGCGTTGGTGACAAGTTTGAATTAAGAACCGCAAAAATACCAGTTCTTAACCCTGAAAAAGCCAAACTGCCAACTGGTGGTAATGCGATTATCATTTTAACAACTGATCCTGAAAAGCAAAAAGCTGCTTGGGAATTTGCTAAATTTGCCGCAGGTCCTTATGGTGCCTCAGTCGTTGTTCCAGGAACTGGCTATGTGCCCAATAATGAACTTGCAGCCACATCACCTGAATATCTTGGCACATTTTATGAAGAAAATCCGCTTTTCAAGCCTTCACTTGAACAAATGCCATTAATGACACCGTGGTATGCATTCCCTGGCAGCAATGGCGTGCGCATAACTCAAGCCATTGTTGATAATATTGCCCGCATCGTTGGTGGCACGGCTGATGCTGACACAGCCCGCGATGATGCCGCAGCGGAAGTACAAAAGCTATTGCCGCGCCGTTAA
- a CDS encoding carbohydrate ABC transporter permease produces the protein MSIFRIFRNGFLALGTFIFLLPYIWMLSTAAKPQDEIFTSTLSLIPKNWALLDNIGKALTRVPMAQIMLNGVFICLLILVVQVVVAIPCAYAMAKLKFRGARFMIALVMLGLLVPIHATALPLYVAFSNLSILNSYTAMGLPFFISVFGIFLFTQFFKALPDDLLHAARLDGMSELGIIARVVVPNAWPAITAFSIFSVVAHWNDLFWPLIVITDMNKATPPLGLLYFRAAESGSDYGVLMAATLIITLPLVLAFLFAQRRFIEGITLTGLKG, from the coding sequence ATGTCAATTTTTCGCATCTTTCGTAATGGTTTTCTGGCTCTTGGCACATTTATTTTTCTATTGCCTTATATTTGGATGTTGAGCACAGCCGCAAAGCCACAAGACGAAATATTTACTTCTACTCTGTCGCTTATCCCGAAAAATTGGGCATTATTAGATAATATTGGCAAGGCCTTAACGCGCGTTCCTATGGCACAAATAATGCTAAATGGTGTTTTTATTTGCTTGCTTATTTTGGTTGTACAAGTGGTGGTGGCTATTCCTTGTGCTTATGCCATGGCTAAACTTAAATTTCGCGGTGCACGTTTTATGATCGCACTGGTTATGCTGGGATTATTAGTGCCTATTCACGCCACTGCCCTGCCCCTTTATGTCGCTTTTAGCAATTTAAGTATTTTAAATAGCTATACAGCAATGGGGCTACCGTTCTTCATTTCTGTATTTGGCATTTTTCTTTTTACGCAATTTTTTAAAGCTCTACCCGACGACCTTTTACACGCCGCGCGACTTGATGGCATGTCAGAACTTGGCATCATCGCGCGGGTTGTTGTCCCTAATGCTTGGCCTGCAATAACTGCATTTTCAATCTTTTCTGTTGTTGCTCATTGGAATGACCTATTTTGGCCATTAATCGTTATAACCGACATGAATAAAGCAACACCTCCATTGGGCTTACTTTATTTTCGCGCCGCTGAATCGGGCAGCGATTACGGTGTCTTGATGGCAGCAACATTAATCATCACCCTTCCCCTTGTTCTTGCATTCCTTTTTGCGCAACGCCGCTTCATTGAGGGAATAACCCTAACCGGCCTTAAAGGTTAA
- a CDS encoding carbohydrate ABC transporter permease has protein sequence MSETSISAPYTPTMPNIAKLRAKREEKLAFTLMAPALILALLLIILPVLAIAILSFTDFELGYPNFAFTGFNNYIELFNDKNFRISLQNTIKYVLIVTPASLILGLLSALAINSLNKGKAFFRTVYFLPVASLIVAMATVWQYLFHPTVGPINGFLAIFGIAGPNWLGSANSALGSLAIIGIWQTIGFNMVLFLAGLTAIPKDLYDAAEIDGVRSRFDKFRLVTWPLLGPTTIFVLTISIINSVKVFETVKTLTEGGPNKSTEVLLWTIYQEGFIYLRVGYASAMTMVFIAILLVMMLLQHRFVEKRVHYQ, from the coding sequence ATGTCTGAGACCAGCATTTCAGCGCCTTACACGCCGACAATGCCCAATATTGCCAAATTGCGAGCCAAGCGCGAAGAAAAATTAGCTTTTACCTTGATGGCACCTGCACTTATTTTGGCACTATTACTGATTATATTACCGGTATTAGCCATCGCTATTTTAAGCTTCACGGATTTTGAACTTGGCTATCCAAATTTTGCCTTCACTGGCTTTAACAATTATATTGAATTATTTAATGACAAAAACTTTCGTATCTCCCTTCAAAATACCATAAAATATGTTTTAATTGTTACCCCAGCATCGCTTATTCTTGGCTTATTAAGTGCTTTGGCAATTAACAGCCTTAATAAGGGCAAAGCTTTTTTTAGGACTGTGTATTTTTTGCCTGTTGCTTCGCTCATTGTTGCAATGGCAACGGTTTGGCAATATCTATTTCACCCAACGGTTGGCCCAATCAACGGTTTTCTAGCAATATTTGGCATTGCAGGCCCCAATTGGCTTGGTTCAGCCAATAGTGCTCTTGGTAGCCTTGCAATTATTGGTATTTGGCAAACCATTGGCTTTAATATGGTGTTGTTTCTTGCTGGCCTTACCGCTATTCCTAAAGACCTTTATGATGCGGCGGAAATTGATGGCGTGCGTTCACGCTTTGACAAATTCCGTTTGGTAACTTGGCCATTACTTGGCCCCACAACGATTTTTGTTTTAACCATTTCCATCATCAACTCGGTTAAAGTTTTTGAAACCGTAAAAACCCTAACTGAAGGTGGCCCCAATAAATCGACTGAGGTTTTATTATGGACCATTTATCAAGAAGGGTTCATCTATTTACGCGTTGGTTATGCATCTGCCATGACAATGGTATTTATCGCTATTTTACTCGTCATGATGTTGTTGCAACATCGCTTTGTTGAAAAACGTGTTCATTACCAGTGA
- a CDS encoding ABC transporter ATP-binding protein → MSAFALHNISKSFGDNVILKNVSIEASENEFIALVGPSGCGKSTLLRIAAGLEHADSGKIIVGKHDMTNARPSERNIAMVFQSYALYPHLTAGQNIAVPLAMRDLTNTQRLPIIGSFMPGYRSTRQKIDRAVAETAESLKISPFLNRKPGQMSGGQRQRVALARALVRRPKTFLMDEPLSNLDANLRVHTRAEIVDLHRKAGVPTLYVTHDQTEALSMADRVAVMMHGNLLQIAAPTEVYNNPSHIEVARFIGSPRINIITALYNDNAKLNIAGKIINPNVRLATGQKVQIGIRPEHIRISDDTSPIKGNIARVEFIGNEVLAAINLPNECDELIARFTPEEAISLKVGMPIHLDFDDEKLLFFDSDGLRIR, encoded by the coding sequence ATGAGCGCTTTTGCTTTACATAATATATCCAAATCTTTTGGCGATAATGTTATTTTGAAAAATGTCTCCATCGAGGCCAGCGAAAACGAATTTATTGCACTTGTCGGCCCATCTGGCTGCGGTAAAAGCACATTATTACGCATAGCAGCAGGTCTTGAACATGCTGATAGTGGCAAAATCATTGTTGGAAAGCATGATATGACCAATGCGCGACCAAGCGAGCGTAATATTGCCATGGTCTTTCAATCCTATGCGCTATACCCGCATTTAACCGCTGGGCAAAATATAGCTGTTCCTTTAGCAATGCGCGATTTAACCAATACCCAGCGCTTGCCCATTATTGGCAGTTTTATGCCCGGCTACCGCTCAACTCGCCAAAAAATTGATCGCGCCGTAGCAGAAACGGCTGAAAGCCTAAAAATTAGCCCATTTTTAAATAGAAAGCCGGGGCAAATGTCGGGCGGGCAAAGGCAGCGCGTTGCCTTGGCCCGTGCATTGGTACGCCGGCCGAAAACCTTTTTGATGGATGAGCCTCTATCCAATCTTGATGCTAATTTACGCGTACATACGCGCGCTGAAATTGTAGATTTACACCGTAAAGCTGGCGTGCCGACATTATATGTTACCCATGACCAAACCGAAGCCTTGAGCATGGCAGACCGAGTTGCAGTTATGATGCATGGCAATTTATTGCAGATAGCCGCACCGACAGAGGTATATAATAATCCAAGCCATATCGAGGTGGCGCGATTTATCGGATCGCCGCGCATTAATATTATAACTGCTCTTTATAATGATAATGCTAAGCTCAACATCGCCGGTAAAATCATTAATCCCAATGTTCGTTTAGCAACTGGCCAAAAAGTGCAAATTGGCATCCGTCCCGAACATATCCGCATAAGTGATGATACATCCCCAATAAAAGGCAATATTGCCCGTGTTGAATTTATCGGCAATGAAGTTTTAGCCGCAATAAACCTACCCAATGAATGTGATGAATTAATTGCCCGTTTCACGCCAGAGGAAGCGATATCGCTAAAAGTCGGCATGCCCATTCATCTTGATTTTGACGATGAAAAATTGCTGTTTTTCGATTCCGACGGATTGCGGATACGATAA
- a CDS encoding metallophosphoesterase family protein, whose protein sequence is MRILQISDTHMSPTKPHFNANWQPVKDYILDVKPDMIIHTGDLGIDGADKDEDLQFGIERMRSLNIPFAIIPGNHDVGHLNGAFQPVNDIRIARWQNIVGPDHWFHDIDNWRLIGLNSLFIGLNDARDNAQQNWLKETLEASKDKNIAIFAHKPIFMDSPFEGETGYWGIEPKKRQELLDLFAQYRVKLHASGHIHKSHKAHYNGIDFIWTAPTSYIVEFNETALPGVNCLGAIMHEFTKDNVTSTPISIPGLQKFIIDDIIGEIYPMHSTSGDKK, encoded by the coding sequence ATGCGCATATTGCAAATTAGCGACACTCATATGAGTCCAACAAAACCGCATTTTAATGCCAATTGGCAACCCGTCAAAGATTATATTTTAGACGTCAAGCCTGATATGATCATTCATACCGGCGACCTTGGCATTGACGGCGCGGATAAGGATGAGGATTTGCAATTTGGTATTGAACGCATGCGCTCACTTAATATTCCTTTTGCAATCATACCCGGCAATCATGACGTTGGGCACTTAAATGGCGCATTTCAACCGGTTAATGATATTCGTATTGCGCGGTGGCAAAATATCGTAGGTCCAGACCATTGGTTTCATGATATAGATAACTGGCGGCTTATTGGCTTAAACAGCCTATTTATCGGACTTAATGATGCGCGTGATAATGCGCAGCAAAACTGGCTTAAAGAAACGCTTGAGGCCAGCAAAGATAAAAATATTGCAATTTTTGCCCATAAGCCAATTTTCATGGATAGCCCTTTTGAGGGGGAAACAGGATATTGGGGAATTGAACCCAAAAAGCGCCAAGAGCTATTGGATTTATTTGCGCAGTATCGGGTTAAGCTTCATGCAAGTGGCCACATCCATAAAAGCCATAAAGCCCATTATAACGGTATTGATTTTATTTGGACGGCACCAACATCCTATATCGTTGAATTTAACGAAACCGCCCTTCCTGGTGTAAATTGCCTTGGCGCTATTATGCATGAGTTTACAAAAGACAATGTAACAAGCACGCCAATATCTATTCCTGGGCTTCAAAAATTCATCATTGATGACATTATCGGTGAAATCTATCCCATGCATTCAACCAGTGGGGATAAAAAATAA
- a CDS encoding carbon starvation CstA family protein: protein MLYRAKPLSAMHKLILGLLAIIGAFSLGYIALNRGEAINAVWIVVAAVCVYLIAYRLYGMFILNKVLQADPTRMTPAVRHNDGLDYVPTDKNILYGHHFAAIAGAGPLVGPVLAAQMGYLPGMLWILAGCVLAGAVQDFMVLFISTRRDGRSLGELVREEMGTIPGIIALVGCFMIMLIILGVLAMVVVNALDGSPWGTYTVGFTIPLALFMGVYLRYIRPGRVGEVSIIGIAFLMFAIISGGWFADSSIGHYLSFNKPTLASIIIFYGFIAAVLPVWLLLAPRDYLSTFLKIGTIIGLAIGIVILRPTLEMPALTDFAAKGGPVWAGQLFPFLFITIACGAVSGFHALISSGTTPKMLANESQACYIGYGGMLMESFVAIMALVAACVINPGVYFAMNTPLGTLVPNGTVDALQSASQVISAWGFHVTPEILQQIAKDVGEPSILGRAGGAPTLAVGMAHILHNAMSGWLGMSFWYHFAILFEALFILTAVDAGTRSARFMLQDLLGLVHPGLRKTDSLPANLLATFIVVLLWGYFVMVGALDETGKGGIYTLWPLFGIANQMLAAIALMLCAVVLFKMKRQRFAWVAIIPACWLLICTMTAGWIKIFDAKLSFFVAASNAANMQGKISNTVNGVLTAFFMLVVISLAIYSIKTAMAALKNDKPTSAELPYERLPDQYIPEEYRDAKTA from the coding sequence ATGTTATATAGAGCCAAGCCTTTAAGCGCCATGCACAAACTTATTCTTGGTTTGCTGGCAATTATTGGCGCATTTTCTTTAGGCTATATTGCTTTAAATCGTGGCGAAGCGATCAATGCCGTTTGGATTGTTGTTGCGGCAGTTTGTGTTTATCTTATTGCTTATCGCCTTTATGGCATGTTTATTTTGAATAAAGTTTTACAGGCTGATCCCACCCGTATGACGCCAGCTGTGCGCCATAATGATGGGCTTGATTATGTGCCAACTGACAAGAATATATTGTATGGCCACCATTTTGCTGCGATCGCTGGTGCTGGGCCATTAGTTGGGCCAGTTCTTGCCGCGCAAATGGGTTATCTGCCCGGCATGCTTTGGATCTTGGCAGGCTGTGTGCTTGCTGGTGCTGTGCAAGACTTTATGGTTCTTTTCATTTCAACTCGCCGCGATGGTCGCTCACTGGGTGAGCTTGTGCGTGAAGAAATGGGTACAATACCCGGCATCATTGCCCTTGTTGGCTGTTTCATGATTATGCTTATCATTCTCGGCGTTTTGGCTATGGTGGTGGTTAATGCTCTTGATGGTAGTCCTTGGGGTACGTATACGGTTGGCTTTACCATTCCTTTAGCATTGTTTATGGGTGTTTATTTGCGCTATATTCGCCCAGGTCGGGTTGGTGAGGTTTCCATTATTGGCATCGCTTTCCTGATGTTTGCGATTATTTCAGGTGGTTGGTTTGCAGATAGTAGTATCGGGCATTATTTAAGTTTCAATAAGCCAACGCTTGCCAGTATCATTATTTTTTATGGATTTATCGCTGCGGTTTTACCGGTTTGGCTTTTGCTCGCACCGCGTGATTATCTTTCGACCTTTTTAAAAATTGGTACCATTATTGGTCTTGCTATTGGTATCGTTATTTTACGACCAACGCTTGAAATGCCAGCATTGACAGATTTTGCGGCAAAAGGTGGGCCTGTATGGGCTGGGCAGCTTTTCCCATTCTTGTTCATTACCATTGCCTGTGGTGCCGTGTCGGGCTTCCACGCGCTTATTTCATCAGGTACTACGCCTAAGATGCTCGCCAATGAATCACAGGCTTGCTATATTGGCTATGGTGGCATGTTGATGGAATCTTTTGTGGCTATCATGGCTTTGGTGGCTGCTTGTGTCATTAATCCTGGTGTTTATTTTGCTATGAATACCCCCTTAGGCACGTTGGTTCCCAATGGGACGGTTGATGCTTTACAATCTGCATCCCAAGTCATTTCAGCTTGGGGTTTTCATGTTACGCCAGAAATTTTGCAGCAAATCGCAAAAGATGTTGGTGAACCAAGTATTCTTGGCCGTGCTGGCGGTGCGCCAACCTTGGCTGTTGGTATGGCGCATATTTTGCATAATGCTATGTCAGGCTGGCTTGGTATGTCGTTTTGGTACCATTTTGCGATTTTGTTTGAAGCCTTGTTCATATTAACTGCGGTTGATGCAGGCACCCGTTCTGCTCGCTTTATGCTGCAAGATCTTCTTGGTCTTGTGCATCCAGGCTTGCGTAAAACCGATAGCCTACCAGCAAATCTTTTAGCGACATTTATTGTTGTCTTGCTTTGGGGCTATTTTGTTATGGTCGGTGCCCTCGATGAAACAGGTAAAGGCGGCATTTATACATTATGGCCATTATTTGGTATTGCAAACCAGATGCTTGCAGCAATAGCTTTGATGTTGTGCGCTGTGGTCTTGTTTAAGATGAAGCGTCAACGTTTTGCTTGGGTTGCCATTATTCCTGCATGTTGGTTGCTTATTTGCACTATGACTGCTGGCTGGATTAAAATATTTGATGCAAAATTGAGCTTTTTTGTTGCTGCATCAAATGCCGCAAATATGCAGGGCAAAATTAGCAATACAGTGAACGGCGTTTTAACTGCATTCTTTATGTTGGTTGTTATTTCGCTCGCAATCTATTCAATCAAAACGGCAATGGCTGCCCTTAAAAACGATAAGCCCACATCTGCCGAATTGCCTTATGAAAGATTGCCAGACCAATATATTCCTGAAGAATATAGAGATGCAAAGACGGCATAA